The stretch of DNA ATTCCGCCTAGAATGATAATTGGCATGATTAATGCTGGAATTGCTTCTAAGAATGCTTTGCCAATATCTTTGCTTGATTTCTTTGGTTCTTTTAAATAATTACGCTTTTTAGCCAATATATACACCGTTACAACGAGTCCAATACCAATGATGATTCCTGGTACCATTCCGGCGATAAATAAATCTCCAATAGATGCCCCGACAGCTGTCCCATACAATATTAAAGGTATACTCGGTGGTATTATAATTCCTAACGTTCCAGAAACAGCCTGTACTCCACCTGCAAATTCTTTATCATAACCTCGATTAATCATCGCTGGAATCAAGATTGCGCCAAGCGCCGCAGTTGCGGCTACACTTGATCCTGATATAGCAGCAAAGAACATCGTGGTTACTACAGTTACAATCGCTAAGCCTCCTGGTACATGACCAGTAATTGCATTAGCCAAGTTTATTAATCGTTGTGATATCCCCCCATATTCCATTAAAGCACCCGCAAGTATAAACAACGGAATCGCTAGTAAAGGGAAAGAATCAAGTGAGACAAAAGCACGTTGTGCCAATGTTAACAACGGTATGTCTCCAGCTACTAATATCGCCAGACTAGAAGATAACCCTAATGAAATTGCCACAGGTACACCGATAATAAATAGAACAATTAACGATAGAACTAATACAAGTATCATAGTAAGTCACCTACCGTTTCCTTCGAATCATCATCTTCAGGTGGACTTATTAACAATGCAATAATATTACACAACATAAGAAGCGAACCAAGTGGTATTGCCGCATATGCCCACGCCATCGAATACTGTAAAGTTGGCGTCGATTGACCAATTACGATATAGGTCAACTGTGCACCATAAATAACTAACATCAAACTAAAAATTCCACAAATGTATAATACAATTTTTTGCAAGCGTGCTTTGTTTTCTGTTTTTATAATTTCTAATAGAAAATCAATCGCGATGTGCTGATTATGTCTCATCGCTAACCCCGAACCTAAAAACACAATGTAAATCATCAAGTATTTTGCTAATTCTTCTGTCCAGCTTAATGGCACGTTAATGACAAATCGTGTTGTTACTTGCAATACAACCAAAACAGCAAGTCCAACAAGGAAGAAAGATACCAAGTATTTCACCCAATTATTAATGCTATCCATGATATTAATATATGTTTTCATTGGCTCTACTCCCTCATTTCCTGTATGGTATCGTATAGTTCTCTGCCATATTTATCAGCTAATGCTTCATTCACTTCTTGTACAGCTTCTCTAAATGGTTCTTGATCTACTTCTATTACTTCCACACCTTGGTCAAGCATGTCTTGAAGTGCCTCTTCCTCTTCTTGGAAAACGATTTCATTTTGGAAATTACGAGCTTCTTCTGCGGCTTCTAAAACAGCTTCTCTTTCTTCTTCTGTTAAGTCTTCAAAAGCTTTTTCACTCATTAGTAATTGAACATATCCAAATACATGGTCCGTTTTTACAAGGTAATCTTGCACTTCATGAATTCGAGCACTTGCTGTAAAAGCAATTGGATTTTCTTGCGCATCGATAACACCTGTTTGTAATGAGGAATATACTTCTCCAAAGTTCATTGGAGTTGGACTAGCTCCCATCGCCGTCCACCCTTCGACGGATGCCTCGATGTTTGGTACTCTGATTTTCACACCTCTTAAATCAGAAGGTGATTCAACCAATTTATTTGTTGTTAGTTCCCGCGGTCCTCTAAGCCAGAACTCTAACCCTCGCACACCTGTTTCTTCCAGCATTTCCTCCTGCAATCGCTTTCCATTTTCGCCGTAAACAAACTCCTCCAAGTGTTCCAAATCTTCAAATAAATAAGGTAGTTCTAAGATGGAATAAGGCTCATAAAAGTTAGACATTACACCGGCAACTAATGCAAAATCTACTGATCCTATTTGCATGCCCTCTACTAAATCACGGTCTGACCCCAAAGTAGAGCTTGGATAAACCTCTACTTTGACGGTACCATTTGTTTTTTCAGACACTAGTTCTGCAAATCTGACTGATCCCTTATGCCAAGCATTGGACTCACTTTGTATATGTCCTAGCCTTAACACTTTTGGTTCCTCAGCACTCGATGTTCCTTGACTACACGCAGCTAATAGTAAAGCTACAGCCGATAAAAGTAATACGATTATTTTTGATTTCATTTTTATCCCCCTATTCAAATGAAACAAGTACTTTAACGGATTTATCTTTCTTTTTATCTACAATTGTAAAACCCTTTGCTGCTTCTTCATAATGCAATTTATGGGAAATAACCTTCTCTACATCAAGTTTCCCGCTTGCGATTATTTCTAGGGCTTCTTCTGTATCCGGACGGTTATATGTCATGCACCCAATAATTTCTTTTTCATTTTGCTGTAACTGTTCGATATCAACAGACTGTTGTCCATGGAACATGGCTACGGTAACCACTCGTCCACCTTTTCTTAGTAGATTAAGAGAGTCATTTACAATACCAGGAACACCCGCAGTGATAAATACTTTATCAAAAGATCCTTTATCTAAGCTCTGCTTCGCATCATGAATCCAGTTTGAATTATCCTTAATATTAATAACTTCTGAAGCACCCATTTCTTTTGCCACTTGTAGTGAATAGTCGAGCACATCCGTAACAACAATATCTTTTACGCCTTTAGCTTTCACAGCGATAAGTGTAAGAAGGCCAATTGGTCCGGCTCCCAAAATTGCTACTCGATCGGTTGGTTGAACATCGCCTTTAAACGCTGCATGTACACCTACAGCAAGAGGTTCGACTAATACACCTTGATCATAACTAACGGAATCTGGTAATTTAATTACTTGTTCTTCAGGCGATGCGAAATATTCAGCCATTGTCCCTAACCAGTCTCCCATTCCTGGAGCTAGTCTTGTATCAGAGTAATTTACATTTCCCGTCATTACTCCTTCACTCTCACCTGTACCGATTTGCGGCTCCACCGTTACTCGATCACCAACCTTGAATTTAGTAACGGATGATCCAACTTCTACAACTTCTCCAGCTACTTCATGTCCAATAACGACCGGGGGTTTACGAAATGGATGTAAGCCTTTATACGTATGAATATCGGAACCGCAAATCCCAGCGACATTTACTTTGATTTGCACCTCATTCGGTTTTAACTCGGGGACCTCTATATCTTTCACAATAATTTTCTCAGCATCTTCTACAAATACCGCTTTCATAAACTATCTCTCCCTCTTATATCAGCAGGAGTTATTGAAAGTACATCATCTTGGAGTCCAATAGATGCTTTTTCATTAACTCTACGCACTTTATATCTCCTGTTTTTAAAGCATCTAAAACTTCTACATGTTCGGAGTAAAACTTCTCTACCCTACCAGGATCTTTCTTGAGATGGCGAAGTGTAATTCTTCTTAAGTGATCTTGGTAGTTTAATAAAACTCTCGTGATCTCCTTATTTGCTACAAATTGACTTATCGCTAAGTGAAACTCATGGTCTAATGTAGCAAATAATGTAACATCTTTCGTTTTAGCAGCCTCTTTAGTTGCTTGTACGTTTTGTTCCAATTCTTTTAATTGTTCATCTGTAATACGGTGATACAGTTCTTGGCAATTAAACGTTTCTAATGCTATTCGCAAATTATATATATCGTTGATTCGTTCAATAGAAATATCATTGACAATGATTCCTTGCTTTGACGAAACAGTAACAAATCCTTCAGACTCTAATCTTACGAGCGCATTTTTTATTGGTGTTTTACTCATACCTAACTCATCTATTAATGTACGCTCTGATAAAAATTGTCCCGCTTCATAATGCTCTTCTAAAATTTTGGATTTTATTTCCTGATAGGCAACGTCTTTTAATAACATATTCAAATACATCCTTTAACAAAATTATTTAGAGCCTGACTGATAGACTTTCTCGAAAAACGCTGGTCCTCCAAGTTGACCACTCTTTAATGCAATTTCTAGTCCATCATATTTTGCTCTCTCTGAATATGCTATACATAAAGGTGCCCCGGGCGCAATAGAATCGAGCACTTCTAGTCCATAAATATCAAGATTTGAAGTAACAAAGCCCGATGTGTCACCACCAGATATGATTACTCTTCGCAAATCAGCTCGATCAATAACTGACTTTGTCCACTCGCCTAATTTTTCGCCAATGTATATGCCTATATCTTGTTTATTGATGCCGTTATTTAGTAGATGCTCTTTTGTACGAGCAATAATTGGATCCTCGTTACCTTTTGCTGTATACATTATTACTTTTTTCTTTTCTTCTATTTGCTGAATGATGTTATCTAAGAATGCTTCAACGAGAGAAGGATCTGTATACATTTCAAATGGTATTTGAATTAATTCAAACCCAGCTTCTTCTGCATTCTCTAATTGTTGCTTTGTTACATCAGAGACACTTCCAGAAACAGCGAATAGTTGATGAACATTGCTTGGACTGGTGGCTTTATTTTCTTTTGCTATTACGCCTTCCCGTCTTACTGCATCGCCAATTGCATATTCTACACCGGATGATCCGACTATAAACTGAGGCTCATCGCTTCGCTTTTCCCACAATACTTCTGAAACTTTTTTCATGTGAGAAGCATTCAATGCATCATAGAGTATAATATCAGCTTCATTATTTTCTTGATTTATTATTTGTTGGGCAGTGTTAGCCTCTAAATCTAATACATTTACTTTTGCGATCTTTTGTTTTGTCTGCGCTTGCAAATGTTTTGCTAAATCTGCCTCATCCATTGGAGTAACTGGATGTTTGGACATCACTGGATGTTTATCCAATCGATATATTTCTTCCTGGAATTTTGCAAAATGTTCACCAAAGACTGTATACCTTCCCAAATTCGGGGCTGCTACAAGAAGTGGATAACTTCCTTTTGTAAAATAGTTTCTTGCTATATCAATAGCAAAACCGATACTCCCAACCTCTGGAGCAGAGTCGAATGTAGAACAAACTTTATAATGGACAAAGGTTGGATTTAGTTGACGTAAGAATTCATAGACTGGAGACAATTCTTCCTCCATACCCTTGGTACCTTTTGCTCTAGCAGTTCCTGCAACCCCTATACAATCTACGTGTCGAAAGCGATCGATCATTTCCTGGTCTGGAATCTTGAGAAAAAGTATTGTTTTCAAACCGTATTGATCCAGTGCTTCCATTGCATCCGTTGATCCGGTGAAATCATCACCATAAAACCCTAATAAAAGCCTTTTCATCCTTATCACCACCAAAATATCTAACTTAGATCTATGTTGTATCTAAAAAAGATATTAACAGTTAACTGAAAAACTGTCAATAATCCGAAAATTATTTTTAACATTATTCAGCAAACTAAAAAGCGAGCCCACGATGCATAAGCATCAGAAGGCTCGCCTGCCGCTTTAGAATAAGCGAAGTAAATTTTTGACTTGATTTTTTAACACCTAATCATTCGGATTAACGTTATTTTACTATCTGTCATTCCGTTAACTGATCCATCACCCAATTTGTCCTAGCGCCACTTTCACCAGTGCTTGGGGCTTGTTTAGAATCTGAGGTTAGATCCTTCACGATCGATTCAATTAGCGGTTGATGGACATGTTTTGGACGTTCAAATGTCCATTCTTCCTGTCCATCGGCAGTTGTCAGAATGATAGGATCATCCCCAAAGGTAGAAAAGGTTATCTTCCCCTTACTGCCAACAATTTCATTTTTATCTATATTCTCAAAAGCAGTGAAACACCAATTCCCAACTCCATGCACGCCAGATTGGAATCGATAAGTGCCAGTAACAATATCTTCTGCTTCATAGTATTCCGCTTGATTGGACTTCATTCCATGCACCTCTTCAATTGGCCCAAGTAAGAAATCAAGAATATCTAATGTATGGCTGGCAAGGTCAAAAAACAGTCCTCCGCCCGATATTTCGGGTTGTAATCTCCATGGTAGTGATGATGCCTTTATATCTTCTGAGACTTTTTGATATTGCGTCGTTGAGACAAAACGCACGTCGCCTATTGTCTTGGCATCAAGTAATTCCTTCACTTTTTTAAATCTAGGTTGTGCTCTGCGATAATATGCGACATACAGCGGAACGCCTGCATCCTTACACGCCTGGATCATTTGCTGGCATTCTGCTTCGTTCAATGCCATTGGTTTTTCGACATATACAGGTTTCCCTGCCTGAGCTACCTTCAGAGTATACTCTTTATGGGAACCTGGTGGCGTCGCGATATACACGGCATCTACATTCGCATCGTTGATTAAAGCATCCGCATCATCATACCAGGTTGGCACGTTATGCCTTTTTGCATAGTCCTTAGCAAGTTCCCCTGTTCTTCGCATGACTGCCACTAGCTCAGAATGATCTACCTTTTGAAATGCCGGTCCACTTTTTACCTCCGTTACATCACCGCAACCAATAATACCCCAACGCACCTTCTTATACTTCATTCGTTATCCCACTCCCCTTTAAACGCATGTTCAGTTTATGTGTAGTGTACCACTAATACGCGCTTTCGGATATGAGTTTTGTCTTATTAAGCGATCAACTTTACTAAGTACAATTCACTAATCTAATATTTTTGAATTATTATTTGTTTATTCTAATTCTAAACGGGAACTAACGAAGTAACACACTTATTAATTGAGGAGGAGCTTTTGATGAGTAATCAAGAACAAAACAAAAAGAATCAGCAGCTAGATCAATTCCGAGTTAATGATAAAGATAAATCTCTTACAACCAATCAAGGATTAAAAATGAATGAAGATGAGTTTTCACTAAAAGCAGGTGAACGTGGCCCGTCATTATTAGAAGACTTTCATCTGCGAGAGAAGATCACCCACTTTGACCATGAACGCATTCCGGAACGTGTTGTCCATGCAAGAGGTTTTGCTGCCCATGGGGAATTTGAAGTTTATGAATCACTTGCCCCATATACAAAAGCAAATTTCCTAGGTGAAGCAGGAAAGAAGACACCAGTATTTGTACGTTTTTCTACCGTAGCAGGTTCTCGTGGATCAGGTGATATGGCACGTGACGTCAGAGGTTTTGCAACAAAATTTTACACAGATGAAGGAAACTATGACTTAGTTGGAAATAACATTCCCGTCTTCTTTATACAAGACGGCATTAAATTTCCTGACTTGATCCACGCAGTTAAACCCGAACCACATAATGAAATACCACAAGCACAATCTGCTCATGATACATTTTGGGATTTTGTTGCCAATAACCAGGAAACTGCACATATGATTATGTGGCATCTGTCCGACCGGGCAATTCCGCGAAGCTTTCGAATGATGGAAGGCTTTGGTGTCCATACATTCCGTTTTGTTAATGAGGAAGGACAAGCTTTCTTTGTAAAATTCCACTGGAAACCTGTCTTAGGTGTACATTCGGTCATTTGGGATGAAGCATTAAAATTAAACGGTAATGACCCTGATTTCCAACGCCGTGACCTGTATGACGCGATTGAAAATGGTCAATATCCTGAGTACGAGTTAGGATTACAAATTATAAAAGAAGAAGATGAATTTAACTTTGATTTTGATGTTCTAGACCCAACCAAGATATGGCCAGAAGAAGATGTACCTGTGAAAATTGTTGGTAAAATGACATTGAATCAGAATATAGATAATTATTTTGCAGAAACCGAACAAGTTGCCTTTCATCCAGGTCATGTCGTACCAGGGATTGATTTTACGAATGATCCGTTGTTACAAGCACGTCTCTTTTCATATACAGACACGCAGCTCATTCGTTTAGGTGGACCTAACTTTCATGAAATCCCAATTAACCGACCTGTCTGCCCATTCCATAATAATCAACGTGATGGCTATGGAAGACAAACGATTAATTCTGGACAAGTAAGCTACCATAAAAACTCCTTGGCAGATAATACACCAACACCTGTAAGTGAGGAAAATGGTGGCTATAAACACTATCAAGAGAAGGTTGAAGGCAAGAAAGTACGAGCTCGCAGTATTAGTTTTGAGGATCACTTCACACAAGCTGCATTATTCTGGAATAGTATGAGCGATGTCGAGAAAAACCACATCATTGATGCGTTTAGCTTTGAACTTGGAAAGTGTAAGGAAGTAGCGATTCGCGAACAAGTTCTCGATATGTTCTCCAATGTCAGCCATGACCTTGTCACAGGAATTGCGGAGAACTTAGGCTTAGCGATACCAAAGAAAAAAGAAATCGACTATACGAAATCGTCACCAGCCTTAAGCCAAGCCAACACAAAGAAAAAAGCGGACACGCGTAAAGTTGGCATTATTGTCGCTGATGGATTCGATGAAGAATTATTCTCTCATATAAAAGCATTAAATGAAGCAAACATTAATCCGGAAATCATTAGTGATCACCAAGGATCCATTTCAAGTAAAGAAGGAAATAAAATTCCGGTACACCATACCTTTAAGACGGCAGACTCTGTACTCTTTGATTCCATACTAATCGCTAGTAAAGAGGGGACTAAACCATTATTCACAAAAGAAGCTCCAAACTTCGTGAAAGAAGCTTACATGCACTATAAACCAATTAGTGCGCTTCAAGATGGCGCTTCTGTGCTTCATGATTTAGGACTAACAGATGAAAAAGGTGTAGTTACCAATAATGCAAGTCAATTTGTAGAAGCAGTTGCCGAAGCGAGATTCTGGAATCGTGACGGGAAGTAAATAATAGAAGAGGCTGGGACAAAAGAATTCGCACAATTGTCTCAGCCTCTTTCCTGTTCACTATAAAATTCACAAACCCAAAAGGGCTTACATATCCCTTGTATGAACGCATCTTTCCTAAGCAACCGTTAATTTGAAACGATTCGTAATCCTATTACTGCAACAACTATTAAACTTAAGAAGAATATACGTTTGCGATCTGCTGAATCATTATAAAAAATCATACCAATCACTACACTTCCAACTGTTCCCATACCCGTCCATACTGCATAAGCAACACCTAATGGAATAGTAGACATTGCAATGGATAATAAGGTTAAGCTAACAGCAAATCCAATAATCAAAAAAGCAAATCCAGATTTCTTTTTCCCAGCAGATACTTTCTGAATTCCGTTAACACCTACTACTTCGGATAGACCTGCAAGAATTAGGATGATCCAATTCATGCTTTACCAACCTCTTTCTGTTGCTTTTTTTAACCTGTAACGGATTTTAATCCTAATACTCCGACTAATAGTAATACAACAAATAAAATAACACCTACGTTAACTGCAGCACCGAAAAAGATAATATCAACAGTAACTGTCCCTAAAGTACCCAACCCTACAAACACAGCATAAACGGTAGCAGTTGGCAGTCGAGTAGATGAAACAATCAATGTTCCAAAGCTTACTATGATTGCTATAATAGTGAGTGTCCAAGTTAAACCATCGTTGGCATACTTCAATCCAGATGCCCAACCCACTTCAAAAATCGCAGCAATTACAACAAGAAACCACCACATGATTAAATCTCTCCTTTTAATGATTTAGGATTATTATCACCAATATTGTAAACAACAACCCTTCTTTATAAAAAACCAAAAAACCCGGGACATACCACTATACTTAGTGATATCTCCCGGGCTTTTATCCCTCCGTGGACAAAGAAAAAATTCTTTGCACTTTCTCTCGGACCAGACCCAATAAGGCGGAACCCTAGAAAGTATTTACGAATGATTATATTCAATTCTAACTAAATCATAGTACAAAATTCGAAAAAAGACAAGCGTCACGGGCGGAATTATTGCGTAGATGTCACGAAACTACGATGGCAAGTAGTGTGGTTTTAACGCCAAGATGGCCCCGGTTTTTCGAAAAATTCCGGGGATCATCCGGCGAGCTTATTTTAGTAACTAAATCCTAAAATCGTTTTTGCCTGAACCATTTTGTAACGCACAGCCGACTGCTTCATTATAATAAAAATCCTCCATAGATTAATGCACCCGCGATGACAAATGCAGGATGTAATTTCATTCGCTCCATCAATACATAACTAACGATGGCAAGTAGTGCGGTTTGCCAGAACCCTACCCCAATGTAAGATTCACTAAAGAAACGCCATGCCATTACACCGAGTAAGATTCCGATCACTGGCCGTATGTAGAGGGTCATTCGTTTTACTTTTGGAGAATTTTTGTACTTGTAAAGAATACCTAATAACACGATAATTAATACCAACGATGGAGCAACTGTTGCAAATACAGAAATGGATGCACCCAAAGCTCCTGCAACATCGTAGCCAATATAACCCGCCATCTTTGTAGCAATTGGTCCCGGCAAAGAATTGGCAAGTGCAAGCACTTCACTGAATTCTTGAACTGTCATCCATCCGAATCGACTAACCACTTCATTCTCTACTAATGGAATCGACGCTGGACCTCCACCATAACCAAGAATTCCTGGTATAAAGAAGGCGATAAATAGTTCCAAATAAACCATTATGAACCACCTTCCCTTGCTGGTTTCTCTTCCTCTTGTTCAGGAATCTTATCCTTTTTTAATAAAGCAATAGCAAGTAACGCTGCGATAAGAATACCTGGATGGATCTGTAACAATTCAAGCAGAACGAAAGCAATGATTAACATAATGCCAGTTTGCATCCAACCCATACCTTTGCCGGCTTTATCTATAAATTGCCATGTCAATGTCGCTAGCATCACCGCAACTACAGGGATCACTGCTGCCGTCATTCCTTGTACCCAATCGTATTCCTTAAAAGAGGACAGTGATACTAACAAACCGATCATAAGAAAGATGGTTGGCACAATACCAGCTAGTACGGCATTAAGCATTCCCCAAAAACCTGTAACTTGATAACCGATGTACCCTGCAAGCTTGGTTGCGATTGGACCTGGGAGTGTATTCGCAAGTGCTAATACATCTCCAAAGTCCTCTTCATTCATCCATTTATATTTTTCCACAACTTCTTTATAAATAAGCGGTATGGAACTTGGGCCTCCACCAAATCCCAACATACCCACGCGAAAAAAAGCGATAAAAATATTCCAATGTGTTCTCATATAGCAAATTCCTTTACTGAGCTGTTGTTGTTGCTTACCAAGCGGCTACCGTACCATCTGTACGGGATTCCGTGCCGCCAACCAGTACGCCTGTTTCGGGATTTCTCCAAATGATCTGCCCGCGCCCAAAACTGTTCGGTTCTAATTGAATACGTATGTTGTGACCTTTCTTCGCTAAATCCATTGCGATGTGGTGCGGGAAAGTGTTTTCCACTTCGACTTGTTTGTCTTTCATCCATTGCCACCTTGGTGCATCTAAAGCTGCTTGCGGATTTAACTGAAAATCAATGGTATTCATAATTACTTGTACATGACCTTGAGGCTGCATAAATCCTCCCATCACGCCAAAAGGACCGATTGGTTCTGCGTCTTTTGTTAAAAATCCAGGAATAATCGTATGATATGTTCGCTTATTTCCAGCTAATGCATTGACATGATTCGGATCCATCGAAAAATTATGCCCGCGATTTTGCAGAGCAATTCCCGTGCCAGGAACCACAAGGCCAGAACCAAATCCCATATAATTACTTTGAATAAAGGAAACCATATTCCCCTCATTGTCTGCCGTTGCTAAATATACGGTACCGCTTAGCGCTGGTTCGCCTGCTTTTGGTTGAATCGCTTCATCTCCAATCAGACCTCTTCGATACTCTCCATAGGAATCACTCAATAATTCTTCCACCGAATGCTTCATATGATCTTTTTCTGTCACATGTTCCTGCCCATCAGCAAAAGCAAGTTTAATTGCTTCCATTTGCTTATGATACGTGTCAGTTACTTCTTTCGTATCAAATGTATATCCTTTTAAGATATTTAATGCTTGTAAAGCGATGATCCCTTGTCCGTTTGGCGGTATTTCCCACACATCATAGCCACGGTAATTTACTTTAATCGGGTCCACCCACTCTGGTTGATGAGCTGCCAGGTCCTCTGCTGTTAAAAATCCGTCATTCGCTTCAGAGAATGCACTTATTTTCGCCGCCAATTCTCCACGGTAAAATGATTCCCCGTCTGTATCGGCAATTTCTTGTAGTGTGTTTGCATGATTAGGCGAGCGCCACATCTCTCCTGTTTCTGGAGCACGACCGTTTGGAGCAAAGGTCTCAAACCATTCATGAAACATATCATCCGATAATTCCTTTTTAAAAACCGTATATGCCTTTTTCCAAAACTTACTTAACGTTGGTGACAAAGGATACCCGTCTCGTGCGTAATTAATCGCTGGTTGCAATACTTCTTGTAACGATAGCTTGCCAAACCTCTTGGATAATGCTGCCCAAGCACTTGGTGCTCCAGGTACCGTAACTGGAATCCAACCATATTTTGGGATGTGATCCTTTCCTGTTTCTTTCACTTTGTCAATGGAGATGGATTGCGGTGAACGGCCACTTGCATTAAGTCCATGCAGTTTACCTTTTGTCCATACTAACGCAAAAGCGTCACCGCCAATCCCATTCGAAGTCGGTTCGACAACTGTTAAACATGCCGCTGTAGCAATTGCAGCGTCAATCGCATTACCACCTTTTTTTAGAATCGACAGTCCGGCTTCTGATGCAAGTGGCTGCGATGTTGCCACCATTCCATTTTTTGCATAGGTTGCATGCCTTGGATTTGTATAAGGATATGTTTCGGTATGAAAAAAATTCATCAAATCTCCCTTTCTATTACGTGTTCAAAAAGGAGGATGAAAAGGACCGAGAAGTTCGAGGCGGCGTAGCTCCCCGTACCAGAACGTATGTAATGAATACGTGAGGAACTTAAAGCTGAGCTAACGAGCTTCCACAGGATGTGGTGATTTCTGCGTTGCCCACAGGACGTGGGCGATTTTAGCAGAAGGTCCCCCCTGATATGTGTCATTTTCACCACACTTTTTGAACAACCTTTTCTATTATTCTTTCACTTTCTTACTTATCTTCATATTACTATAGATCCCATATCCCATCGATAGGATCGATAGGATAATTAAAGCTGCCGATATTGGGCGAGTGAAAAACATAGTCAAACTGGGACTCACCGATACAGCTTGGCGCAAGTTTTCTTCAATCATTGGACCTAAAATGATCCCTAAAATAAATGGCGCTAACGGAAATTTATTGGCCTTCATCCAAAATCCGAGCAGCCCGAAAATCAGTAGAACCCACACATCAAAGATTCGATTATTTACTGCGAAACTTCCAAGCACACATAATAATAGAACAATAGGCACTAATAAGTGATGCGGGATTTGGTTAATTTTCATAAAGACTTTGATGCCAAAGCTTTGGATAATCAGCATTAAAATGGCTGCGATAAATAATGAAATAAAGATTCCATTTACGAGAACGGGCTGATTCTGCATTAACAATGGTCCTGGTTGAATACCGTGTATTAATAATGCTCCAAGCATCATCGCTGTTACAGCGTCACCCGGAATCCCGAAAGAAAGCATCGGTACAAGTGAACCACCTATGGAAGAGTTGTTCGCAGATTCTGCTGCAATTAGCCCATCCTTACTCCCTTTTCCAAATTCCTGAGGCTTCTTGGAAAACTTCTTGGCAACATCATAGCTCAAGATATTCGCAATACTACCACCGGCTGCTGGTAAGATACCGACCAATGTACCAACCAGGCTCGAGCGGATCACATTCACTCCTGATTTCCATAAATCTCGAATAGTTTGTAGTATCGGATAAGAGACCGAAGCGCTGCTATCGAGAGATAATTGGCCCGGTGGCTTACGTATATCATCCATTAATTGAGAAAAGGCAAATATCCCAATTAGAACGGGGAGAAAGTTAAATCCTGCCATCAGCTCGGTCATGCCAAAGGTAAATCGCGACACAGCGGTGAGCGGATCGGATCCTACCATTGAAAACATCAAACCCAAACTACCAGCGATTAAGCCTTTTAATAACGAACCTTCACTTAGACTGGCAATAGCGCTAATCCCAAATAACA from Oceanobacillus iheyensis HTE831 encodes:
- a CDS encoding chromate transporter, which gives rise to MVYLELFIAFFIPGILGYGGGPASIPLVENEVVSRFGWMTVQEFSEVLALANSLPGPIATKMAGYIGYDVAGALGASISVFATVAPSLVLIIVLLGILYKYKNSPKVKRMTLYIRPVIGILLGVMAWRFFSESYIGVGFWQTALLAIVSYVLMERMKLHPAFVIAGALIYGGFLL
- a CDS encoding four-carbon acid sugar kinase family protein codes for the protein MKRLLLGFYGDDFTGSTDAMEALDQYGLKTILFLKIPDQEMIDRFRHVDCIGVAGTARAKGTKGMEEELSPVYEFLRQLNPTFVHYKVCSTFDSAPEVGSIGFAIDIARNYFTKGSYPLLVAAPNLGRYTVFGEHFAKFQEEIYRLDKHPVMSKHPVTPMDEADLAKHLQAQTKQKIAKVNVLDLEANTAQQIINQENNEADIILYDALNASHMKKVSEVLWEKRSDEPQFIVGSSGVEYAIGDAVRREGVIAKENKATSPSNVHQLFAVSGSVSDVTKQQLENAEEAGFELIQIPFEMYTDPSLVEAFLDNIIQQIEEKKKVIMYTAKGNEDPIIARTKEHLLNNGINKQDIGIYIGEKLGEWTKSVIDRADLRRVIISGGDTSGFVTSNLDIYGLEVLDSIAPGAPLCIAYSERAKYDGLEIALKSGQLGGPAFFEKVYQSGSK
- a CDS encoding DMT family transporter, whose amino-acid sequence is MWWFLVVIAAIFEVGWASGLKYANDGLTWTLTIIAIIVSFGTLIVSSTRLPTATVYAVFVGLGTLGTVTVDIIFFGAAVNVGVILFVVLLLVGVLGLKSVTG
- a CDS encoding DMT family transporter; translated protein: MNWIILILAGLSEVVGVNGIQKVSAGKKKSGFAFLIIGFAVSLTLLSIAMSTIPLGVAYAVWTGMGTVGSVVIGMIFYNDSADRKRIFFLSLIVVAVIGLRIVSN
- a CDS encoding Gfo/Idh/MocA family protein gives rise to the protein MKYKKVRWGIIGCGDVTEVKSGPAFQKVDHSELVAVMRRTGELAKDYAKRHNVPTWYDDADALINDANVDAVYIATPPGSHKEYTLKVAQAGKPVYVEKPMALNEAECQQMIQACKDAGVPLYVAYYRRAQPRFKKVKELLDAKTIGDVRFVSTTQYQKVSEDIKASSLPWRLQPEISGGGLFFDLASHTLDILDFLLGPIEEVHGMKSNQAEYYEAEDIVTGTYRFQSGVHGVGNWCFTAFENIDKNEIVGSKGKITFSTFGDDPIILTTADGQEEWTFERPKHVHQPLIESIVKDLTSDSKQAPSTGESGARTNWVMDQLTE
- a CDS encoding catalase encodes the protein MSNQEQNKKNQQLDQFRVNDKDKSLTTNQGLKMNEDEFSLKAGERGPSLLEDFHLREKITHFDHERIPERVVHARGFAAHGEFEVYESLAPYTKANFLGEAGKKTPVFVRFSTVAGSRGSGDMARDVRGFATKFYTDEGNYDLVGNNIPVFFIQDGIKFPDLIHAVKPEPHNEIPQAQSAHDTFWDFVANNQETAHMIMWHLSDRAIPRSFRMMEGFGVHTFRFVNEEGQAFFVKFHWKPVLGVHSVIWDEALKLNGNDPDFQRRDLYDAIENGQYPEYELGLQIIKEEDEFNFDFDVLDPTKIWPEEDVPVKIVGKMTLNQNIDNYFAETEQVAFHPGHVVPGIDFTNDPLLQARLFSYTDTQLIRLGGPNFHEIPINRPVCPFHNNQRDGYGRQTINSGQVSYHKNSLADNTPTPVSEENGGYKHYQEKVEGKKVRARSISFEDHFTQAALFWNSMSDVEKNHIIDAFSFELGKCKEVAIREQVLDMFSNVSHDLVTGIAENLGLAIPKKKEIDYTKSSPALSQANTKKKADTRKVGIIVADGFDEELFSHIKALNEANINPEIISDHQGSISSKEGNKIPVHHTFKTADSVLFDSILIASKEGTKPLFTKEAPNFVKEAYMHYKPISALQDGASVLHDLGLTDEKGVVTNNASQFVEAVAEARFWNRDGK